From the genome of Peptoniphilus sp. ING2-D1G:
ATTAATCCCCTCTCATTCGCTATGGATTCAATTGTTCTGACAGATGTAGTCCCCACTGCAATTACTCTTCTGCCCTCTGATTTCGCTTTATTTACAATATCGACAGTTTCGCTATTTACTGTATAGTATTCAGAATGCATATGATGATTCTCAATATCTTCAGCTTTAACCGGTCTAAAGGTCCCAAGCCCTATGTGAAGAGTTACATATGCAATTTCTACTCCTTTGTTTTTTATTTCTTCAAGAAGTTTTTCTGTAAAATGAAGTCCTGCTGTAGGTGCCGCCGCAGAGCCCTGCTCCCTTGAATAAACCGTCTGGTATCTATCTTTGTCACCAAGTTTAGTCTTTATGTAGGGTGGCAAAGGCATTTCTCCCAATTCATCCAAAATTTCATTGAAAATCCCATGGTAATGAAATTTTATAAATCTACTTCCGTCATCGGAAACCGAGACTATTTTTCCACTTAATTTATCAGAAATAATTACCTCACAACCAGTCTTGGTTTTTTTCCCGGGCCTGGTTAAACACTCCCATATGTCATCTTCTTTTTGCTTCAACAACAGTATTTCAATTTTTTCTTCTTTATTTTTTCTGTGCCCAAAAATTCTCGCAGGAATAACTTTTGTATCATTTAAAACCAAAACATCTCCCCTTTGCAGATAATCTACAATATCATAAAAATGTTTATGCTCAATTAACCCGTCTTTTCTACCGAGTATTAAAAGCTTCGATTCAGACCTGTTATTCAAAGGGTATTGTGCGATTAAATCTTCAGGGAGATAGTATTTAAACTCTTCTGTTTTCATGTAGTCCTTTCTATTTATTTTTTAATCGTAATGTTTGGAAAATAAAAATTCAAAATTTCTTCATAACTGAACTCGTTTTTTGCCATTTCCATAGCACCCATTTGGCTGAGCCCTACTCCATGACCATATCCCTTGCCTTTAATCATGTAAGTATCTTCTGTGATCTGTATTTCAAACAAGGTGCTTTTTACTTTTGTATTTCCAAGTAAAGATCTGAACTTTGAACCTGTGATGGTTTTTGTCCCTTCTGTTCCTACAATTTGAAGGTTTTTTGCTCTACCTGAACTGTCATATTCCGCTATATCAATCGACACTAAATCTCCCGATAAGTAATCAGCTTTTTTCAGTAAAGAAACCTCCGAATCTTTAGAAATTTCGTATTCCCATTCATATACGGGTGAATAAGGATCTTCCTTTGCAATCATGTATGGAACGGACTCTCCACCCCAAACTTCAGAAGCATCTGATATAAATCCGCCTGATGAAGCTCCATATATGGTGTTTGCAATTTTTCCATCATACATGGCAACTACGCCTGCTGTGTCTATTACAGCTTTATTTGATTTTTCCTTTTCTGCGCTTTGTCCGCCGTAAACTTGACATGCAGTAGTATCATTTAGGTTATAGCCTTGTTTTATATATTTATTTTTATTAGAAAGAGCAAATGATCTTGCAACTACAGCTTGTGCTTTTAATGCCTCTTCATGAGAAGATGGTGATATTTCTTTGGGAACAACGCCCTTTAAATAATCTTCAAGTTCAATATAATTGATGATATCCAATTTATTATCGTTTTCTATAAAAGTGATGCAGCCCCTATAGGCATTTTTTATTTTCAACACTTTATCGCTTGCTAAAAACAAAGTTCCCTTTGAAGAAAAGTCTGATGAAAATTGCCTATCTCCATCCTTTAAAATAACTTTGCCAGTCGAATAATTTATAGTTATTTTTTTGGTATTCAAATCCAAAATTTTATTTAAACTTGAATCCACTATATATATTGGAGATTCCGAGGTTATTGTAATGCTTTCTCCATCGTTCAAGGCTTTACCTATTTTTACTTTAAAATAATTATCTTCTGCAAAACTTTCATCGGGGAATATTATAGTAATAAACAACAAAATCAATAAAAATAATTTTTTCATAGAAAACTCTCCTGTTCGTTATAATCTATTCCAAAATGGTCATAAGCCGCTTTACTGGCAACTCTACCCCTGGGGGTTCTATTTATAAATCCGATTTGCATTAAATAGGGTTCGTAAACATCTTCAATAGTTATTTTTTCTTCTCCTACCGATGCTGCAATTGCATCTACACCTACAGGTCTTCCAGAAAAATTCTTGATCATCGTCAAAAGTATTCTTCTATCTAAACTATCCAAACCGTATTCATCTATTCCCAGTAAATTAAGGCCTCTTGTTGCAACCTCTCCGGTTATTATACCTTCTTCTTTAACCTCTGCAAAATCTCTAACACGTTTTAAAATCCTATTTGCTATTCTGGGAGTGCCTCTCGATCTCTTTGCTATTTCTTTTGCTCCCTCTTCTTCAATTTTAATTCCTAAAATATGAGATGACCTTTTTATTATCTCTTCAAGCGAGCCTTCATCATATAATTCCAAATTCAACAATACTCCGAATCTGTCTCTTAGAGGAGAGGTGAGTTGTCCGGTTCTGGTAGTTGCCCCTATAAGAGTGAATTTTTCAAGATCAAGTCTTATGGATCTGGCTGATGGTCCCTTGCCTATTATTATATCCAAAGAATAGTCTTCCATTGCAGGATATAGTATTTCTTCTACTGATTTATGAATCCTATGGATTTCATCGATAAACAAGACGTCATTTTCGTTTAAATTGGAAAGAATGCTGGCAAGATCTCCCGCCCTCTCAATGGCAGGGCCGCTTGTTACCTTTATGTTCACTCCCATTTCATTGGCTATTATATAGCTTAATGTGGTTTTCCCAAGTCCAGGCGGTCCACTTAAAAGGACATGGTCAAGAGGTTCATTTCTTTTTTTTGCGGCTTCAATAAATATCTTCAACTTTTCAACGACCTTATGCTGTCCAATATATTCATTCAACCACCTGGGTCTTAAATTATTTTCTATTCCTGTGTCAGAGGGAGTGAAATTAGGCTCAACTATTCTATTGTTTTCCAATTGACTCTACCTCCCCAAATTTTTAAGTGCCTGTTTTATCATTTTTGAAATTTCTAAATTTTCATCAACATTTGAAAGTGCCTTTCTCGCTTCAAACTCATTGTACCCCAAAGAGATTAGAGCTTCAATAGCCGGCTCTTTCAGTCCTTTGCCTGATACTGTATCTTCGATGTTTTCTTCTTTTTCTTCAAATTCAAAATTAGATATCTTATCCTTTAGCTCAAGAATTATTCTCTGTGCAGTTTTCTTGCCGACTCCCGGCGCTCTTGTTAGGATATCTATATCTGATTTTCTTATTGATCTTATA
Proteins encoded in this window:
- the queA gene encoding S-adenosylmethionine:tRNA ribosyltransferase-isomerase (Transfers and isomerizes the ribose moiety from AdoMet to the 7-aminomethyl group of 7-deazaguanine (preQ1-tRNA) to give epoxyqueuosine (oQ-tRNA); High confidence in function and specificity) produces the protein MKTEEFKYYLPEDLIAQYPLNNRSESKLLILGRKDGLIEHKHFYDIVDYLQRGDVLVLNDTKVIPARIFGHRKNKEEKIEILLLKQKEDDIWECLTRPGKKTKTGCEVIISDKLSGKIVSVSDDGSRFIKFHYHGIFNEILDELGEMPLPPYIKTKLGDKDRYQTVYSREQGSAAAPTAGLHFTEKLLEEIKNKGVEIAYVTLHIGLGTFRPVKAEDIENHHMHSEYYTVNSETVDIVNKAKSEGRRVIAVGTTSVRTIESIANERGLINEKSGWTDIFIYPGYEFKCIDGLITNFHLPESTLLMLVSAFTTKEIIFRAYEEAIKEKYRFFSFGDAMFIH
- a CDS encoding sporulation protein SpoIID (This model describes a domain found typically in two or three proteins per genome in Cyanobacteria and Firmicutes, and sporadically in other genomes. One member is SpoIID of Bacillus subtilis. Another in B. subtilis is the C-terminal half of LytB, encoded immediately upstream of an amidase, the autolysin LytC, to which its N-terminus is homologous. Gene neighborhoods are not well conserved for members of this family, as many, such as SpoIID, are monocistronic. One early modelling-based study suggests a DNA-binding role for SpoIID, but the function of this domain is unknown [Unknown function, General]; High confidence in function and specificity) translates to MKKLFLLILLFITIIFPDESFAEDNYFKVKIGKALNDGESITITSESPIYIVDSSLNKILDLNTKKITINYSTGKVILKDGDRQFSSDFSSKGTLFLASDKVLKIKNAYRGCITFIENDNKLDIINYIELEDYLKGVVPKEISPSSHEEALKAQAVVARSFALSNKNKYIKQGYNLNDTTACQVYGGQSAEKEKSNKAVIDTAGVVAMYDGKIANTIYGASSGGFISDASEVWGGESVPYMIAKEDPYSPVYEWEYEISKDSEVSLLKKADYLSGDLVSIDIAEYDSSGRAKNLQIVGTEGTKTITGSKFRSLLGNTKVKSTLFEIQITEDTYMIKGKGYGHGVGLSQMGAMEMAKNEFSYEEILNFYFPNITIKK
- the ruvB gene encoding Holliday junction ATP-dependent DNA helicase RuvB (The RuvA-RuvB complex in the presence of ATP renatures cruciform structure in supercoiled DNA with palindromic sequence, indicating that it may promote strand exchange reactions in homologous recombination. RuvAB is a helicase that mediates the Holliday junction migration by localized denaturation and reannealing; High confidence in function and specificity), giving the protein MENNRIVEPNFTPSDTGIENNLRPRWLNEYIGQHKVVEKLKIFIEAAKKRNEPLDHVLLSGPPGLGKTTLSYIIANEMGVNIKVTSGPAIERAGDLASILSNLNENDVLFIDEIHRIHKSVEEILYPAMEDYSLDIIIGKGPSARSIRLDLEKFTLIGATTRTGQLTSPLRDRFGVLLNLELYDEGSLEEIIKRSSHILGIKIEEEGAKEIAKRSRGTPRIANRILKRVRDFAEVKEEGIITGEVATRGLNLLGIDEYGLDSLDRRILLTMIKNFSGRPVGVDAIAASVGEEKITIEDVYEPYLMQIGFINRTPRGRVASKAAYDHFGIDYNEQESFL
- the ruvA gene encoding Holliday junction ATP-dependent DNA helicase RuvA (The RuvA-RuvB complex in the presence of ATP renatures cruciform structure in supercoiled DNA with palindromic sequence, indicating that it may promote strand exchange reactions in homologous recombination. RuvAB is a helicase that mediates the Holliday junction migration by localized denaturation and reannealing. RuvA stimulates, in the presence of DNA, the weak ATPase activity of RuvB; High confidence in function and specificity), with amino-acid sequence MIDFLKGTIAKISLKYIILECGNIGYLVNMSENQIRELMTGEEIKIYTRLILREDSATLYGFLDEQYRDLFDLLTTVSSIGPKVGIGILSSLNLNEIIRSIRKSDIDILTRAPGVGKKTAQRIILELKDKISNFEFEEKEENIEDTVSGKGLKEPAIEALISLGYNEFEARKALSNVDENLEISKMIKQALKNLGR